The following coding sequences lie in one Streptomyces xiamenensis genomic window:
- a CDS encoding ATP-binding protein, with product MKIAFVGKGGSGKTTLSSLFIRHLAHRGVPVTAVDADINQHLGPALGLSDEEAAAVPPLGGRLPLIKEYLRGDNPRILSAETMIKTTPPGAGSRLLRLDEDNPVFAACARTVEPVAGGRPVRLLATGPFTEEDLGVACYHSKTGAVELCLNHLVDGREEYVVVDMTAGSDSFASGMFTRFDLTFLVVEPTHKGVSVYRQYREYARDFGVALRVVGNKVLGAEDEEFLRAHVGDDLLVTLGQSDWVRALERGVRRPFPELEEGNRAALSVLHREADAAYEGRDWERYTQQMVHFHLKNAASWGNERTGADLAAQVDPGFVLREERAAQAVG from the coding sequence GCGGCAAGACCACGCTGTCCTCGCTGTTCATCCGGCACCTGGCGCACCGGGGGGTGCCGGTCACGGCGGTGGACGCCGACATCAATCAGCATCTGGGCCCGGCGCTCGGCCTGTCGGACGAGGAGGCGGCCGCGGTGCCGCCGCTGGGCGGGCGGCTTCCGCTGATCAAGGAGTACCTGCGCGGCGACAACCCGCGGATCCTGTCCGCCGAGACGATGATCAAGACGACGCCGCCCGGCGCCGGTTCACGGCTGCTGCGGCTCGACGAGGACAACCCGGTCTTCGCCGCCTGCGCGCGCACGGTGGAGCCCGTCGCGGGCGGGCGGCCCGTCCGGCTGCTGGCGACGGGGCCGTTCACCGAGGAGGACCTCGGCGTGGCCTGCTACCACTCGAAGACCGGGGCGGTGGAGCTGTGCCTGAACCACCTGGTGGACGGGCGCGAGGAGTACGTCGTGGTCGACATGACGGCCGGCAGCGACTCGTTCGCCTCGGGGATGTTCACCCGCTTCGACCTGACGTTCCTGGTGGTGGAGCCGACCCACAAGGGGGTGTCGGTGTACCGCCAGTACCGGGAGTACGCGCGGGACTTCGGGGTGGCGCTGCGCGTCGTCGGGAACAAGGTGCTGGGCGCGGAGGACGAGGAGTTCCTGCGCGCGCACGTCGGCGACGATCTGCTGGTGACGCTGGGGCAGTCCGACTGGGTGCGGGCTCTGGAGCGCGGGGTGCGGCGGCCGTTCCCCGAGCTGGAGGAGGGCAACCGGGCGGCGCTGTCCGTCCTGCACCGCGAGGCGGACGCGGCGTACGAGGGGCGGGACTGGGAGCGCTACACGCAGCAGATGGTGCACTTCCATCTGAAGAACGCCGCGAGCTGGGGCAACGAGCGCACCGGGGCCGACCTGGCGGCGCAGGTCGACCCCGGTTTCGTGCTGCGGGAGGAACGGGCGGCTCAGGCGGTCGGCTGA
- a CDS encoding polysaccharide deacetylase family protein: MAVTRGTGGTREPRGARRTRHTRRGRSGAVTGTAVLTALVLGLSGCGSGDGGRAGTAADRTGEEEGAAARDAPAKIAPQLIGDGSTAFTGTQPHQPDVTRLEPGETPPQFVVFSWDGAGEDSNKLFSRFREIGREYDAHMTYFLSGVYLLPEAERMAYQPPGHSAGASDIGYLKDENIAATLEQVRGAWLDGSEIGTHFNGHFCGPSGVDSWSAQDWISETEQAKWMVQNWKTTTGWTDLEPLPFDYDKELVGGRTPCLEGRDALLEAAGELGFRYDSSGNGKQVWPEQTDGIWDVPLQAVPMPGRSFETLSMDYNFMVNQSGPSSGDPAMHTTWGNQMRDGLLAAFDRAHNGNRAPLIIGNHFNSWNGGVYMDAVEEVIKEVCPKEDVHCVSFRQLVDWLDAQDPEVLEKLRTLDVGEQPAEGWQTFLTTPAQPATEPDTQPTA; this comes from the coding sequence ATGGCGGTCACACGCGGCACAGGCGGCACGCGCGAACCACGGGGCGCGCGGCGCACACGGCACACACGGCGCGGAAGGTCGGGGGCGGTGACGGGTACCGCGGTGCTCACCGCTCTGGTGCTCGGCCTGAGCGGCTGCGGAAGCGGCGACGGCGGCCGTGCCGGCACAGCCGCCGACCGCACGGGCGAGGAAGAGGGCGCCGCCGCCCGCGACGCCCCCGCCAAGATCGCCCCGCAGCTGATCGGCGACGGTTCCACCGCGTTCACCGGAACCCAGCCCCACCAGCCCGACGTGACCCGGCTCGAACCGGGCGAGACACCCCCGCAGTTCGTCGTCTTTTCGTGGGACGGGGCCGGTGAGGACAGCAACAAGCTCTTCTCCCGGTTCCGCGAGATCGGCCGGGAGTACGACGCGCACATGACGTACTTCCTCTCCGGCGTCTACCTGCTGCCCGAGGCCGAACGCATGGCGTACCAGCCGCCCGGCCACTCCGCCGGCGCCTCCGACATCGGCTACCTCAAGGACGAGAACATCGCCGCCACCCTCGAACAGGTACGGGGCGCCTGGCTGGACGGCAGCGAGATCGGCACCCACTTCAACGGCCACTTCTGCGGCCCCTCCGGCGTCGACAGCTGGTCCGCCCAGGACTGGATCAGCGAGACCGAGCAGGCCAAGTGGATGGTGCAGAACTGGAAGACCACCACCGGCTGGACCGACCTCGAACCCCTGCCCTTCGACTACGACAAGGAACTCGTCGGCGGACGCACCCCCTGTCTGGAGGGCCGCGACGCCCTCCTGGAGGCCGCCGGCGAGCTCGGCTTCCGCTACGACTCCAGCGGCAACGGCAAGCAGGTGTGGCCCGAGCAGACCGACGGCATCTGGGACGTCCCCCTCCAGGCCGTCCCCATGCCGGGCCGCTCCTTCGAAACCCTGTCCATGGACTACAACTTCATGGTCAACCAGTCAGGGCCCAGCAGCGGCGACCCCGCCATGCACACCACCTGGGGCAACCAGATGCGCGACGGCCTGCTCGCCGCCTTCGACCGCGCCCACAACGGCAACCGCGCCCCGCTGATCATCGGCAACCACTTCAACAGCTGGAACGGCGGCGTGTACATGGACGCCGTCGAGGAAGTGATCAAGGAAGTGTGTCCGAAGGAGGACGTGCACTGCGTCTCCTTCCGGCAGCTCGTCGACTGGCTCGACGCCCAGGACCCGGAGGTCCTGGAGAAGCTGCGCACCCTGGACGTCGGTGAGCAGCCGGCCGAGGGCTGGCAGACCTTCCTGACCACACCCGCCCAGCCGGCCACCGAACCGGACACTCAGCCGACCGCCTGA
- a CDS encoding SulP family inorganic anion transporter, which produces MSACAPAPTSSTPPPSSPPPASGRRPVLRADLPASISVFLIALPLSLGIALATGAPLQAGLVAAAVGGIVVGWLGGAPLQVSGPAAGLTVVTAELIIQYGWRVTCAITALAGLAQLGLSALRVARAALVVSPAIVHGMLAGIGITIALAQLHIVLGGSPESEALANLAQLPGQLAQPHTTSLLIGALTVAVLLLWPRLPGRAGGTVRKAFPAALAAVTLATVLTWATSAGVERVDLPSWSSHALPQMPEGPVLGLIAAVLTITLVASVESLLSAVAVDKLAAARQRQGGPRVPKADLDRELRGQGAANLLSGSLGGLPVTGVAVRSAANVAAGAMTRWSSILHGCWVLLSAGLLVALLEEIPLTTLAALVMVVGIQMVNITHIRTVTRHREVVVYAATALGVALLGVLEGVAIGIAMAVAIALHRLTQTRISQERRPDGSHLVRVRGQLTFLAVPRLSRALAQVPENAPASVELDGSFMDHAAYETLHDWRTAHIAHGAAVEITGRSGQVVAEPEASHRCRPWTPWHNHQCTASPAPKGQVPGGRRDDDRLMGGVRNFQRHTAPLVRKELARLATEGQQPGQLFVTCADSRLVTSMITSSGPGDLFTVRNVGNLVPLPGAETSDDSVAAAIEYAVTVLRVPTITVCGHSGCGAMQALQATVDGGLAVPGAHSLGRWLRHGRPSVARLTAPDDARPMLAGRPAADELETLCLANVVQQLDHLAQHPCVAQRLAEGSLALRGMYFHVGEAQAYVLEHEGSTPMAGPPVFTPVRPDVLTA; this is translated from the coding sequence ATGTCCGCCTGCGCCCCCGCGCCCACCTCATCCACCCCACCCCCTTCCTCCCCACCGCCCGCGAGCGGACGCCGCCCCGTGCTGCGCGCCGATCTGCCGGCCTCGATCTCGGTCTTCCTGATCGCGCTGCCCCTCTCCCTGGGCATCGCCCTGGCCACCGGAGCCCCGCTCCAGGCCGGGCTGGTGGCCGCCGCCGTCGGCGGGATCGTCGTCGGCTGGCTGGGCGGTGCCCCACTCCAGGTGAGCGGCCCCGCCGCCGGCCTCACGGTGGTCACCGCCGAGCTGATCATCCAGTACGGCTGGCGCGTCACCTGCGCCATCACGGCACTGGCCGGGCTCGCCCAACTCGGACTGTCCGCACTGCGGGTGGCCAGAGCCGCCCTGGTGGTGAGCCCCGCCATCGTGCACGGGATGCTCGCCGGCATCGGCATCACCATCGCGCTCGCCCAGCTCCACATCGTCCTGGGCGGCAGCCCGGAGAGCGAGGCGCTGGCCAACCTCGCCCAGCTCCCCGGCCAGTTGGCGCAGCCGCACACCACCTCGCTGCTGATCGGCGCGCTCACGGTGGCCGTGCTGCTGCTGTGGCCCCGGCTGCCCGGCCGGGCCGGCGGCACCGTACGCAAGGCGTTCCCCGCCGCGCTGGCCGCCGTCACCCTGGCCACCGTGCTGACCTGGGCCACCTCGGCCGGGGTCGAACGGGTCGACCTGCCCTCCTGGAGCAGCCACGCGCTGCCGCAGATGCCCGAGGGCCCGGTGCTGGGCCTGATCGCCGCCGTGCTCACCATCACCCTGGTGGCGAGCGTCGAGTCGCTCCTGTCGGCCGTCGCGGTGGACAAGCTGGCCGCGGCGCGGCAGCGACAGGGCGGGCCACGGGTGCCCAAGGCCGACCTGGACCGGGAGCTGCGCGGACAGGGCGCGGCCAACCTGCTCTCCGGATCGCTGGGCGGGCTGCCGGTCACCGGGGTCGCGGTGCGCAGCGCGGCCAATGTGGCGGCCGGGGCCATGACCCGCTGGTCCTCGATACTGCACGGCTGCTGGGTGCTGCTGTCCGCCGGGCTGCTCGTCGCCCTGCTGGAGGAGATCCCGCTCACCACCCTCGCCGCACTGGTGATGGTGGTCGGCATCCAGATGGTCAACATCACGCACATCCGCACCGTCACCCGGCACCGGGAGGTGGTGGTGTACGCGGCCACCGCCCTCGGGGTGGCACTGCTGGGCGTACTGGAAGGGGTGGCGATCGGCATCGCGATGGCGGTGGCCATCGCGCTGCACCGGCTCACCCAGACCCGGATCAGCCAGGAGCGGCGGCCCGACGGCAGTCACCTGGTGCGGGTACGCGGTCAGTTGACGTTCCTCGCGGTGCCCCGGCTCAGCCGGGCGCTGGCCCAGGTCCCCGAGAACGCCCCGGCGTCGGTGGAGCTGGACGGGTCCTTCATGGACCACGCCGCGTACGAGACGCTGCACGACTGGCGCACCGCGCACATCGCGCACGGGGCGGCGGTGGAGATCACCGGTCGCTCCGGGCAGGTGGTGGCCGAGCCGGAGGCCTCCCACCGCTGCCGGCCCTGGACGCCGTGGCACAACCACCAGTGCACGGCCAGCCCGGCCCCCAAGGGCCAGGTGCCGGGCGGGCGGCGCGACGACGACCGGCTGATGGGCGGGGTGCGCAACTTCCAGCGGCACACCGCTCCCCTGGTGCGCAAGGAGCTGGCCAGGCTCGCCACCGAGGGGCAGCAGCCCGGGCAGCTCTTCGTGACCTGTGCCGACTCGCGGCTGGTCACCTCGATGATCACCTCCAGCGGTCCCGGCGACCTGTTCACGGTGCGCAACGTGGGCAATCTGGTGCCGTTGCCCGGCGCGGAGACCTCCGACGACTCCGTGGCCGCGGCCATCGAGTACGCGGTGACGGTGCTGCGCGTCCCGACCATCACCGTGTGCGGGCACTCGGGGTGCGGCGCGATGCAGGCGCTGCAGGCCACCGTGGACGGCGGGCTCGCCGTGCCGGGGGCCCACTCGCTCGGCCGGTGGCTGCGGCACGGCCGACCCAGCGTGGCGCGGCTGACCGCGCCGGACGACGCGCGGCCGATGCTGGCCGGGCGGCCGGCGGCCGATGAGCTGGAGACACTGTGCCTGGCCAATGTGGTGCAGCAGCTGGACCATCTGGCCCAGCACCCGTGCGTGGCACAGCGGCTCGCCGAAGGTTCCCTGGCGCTGCGCGGGATGTACTTCCATGTCGGTGAGGCACAGGCCTATGTGCTGGAGCACGAAGGGAGCACCCCGATGGCGGGCCCGCCGGTGTTCACCCCGGTACGGCCCGATGTCCTGACGGCCTGA
- the acs gene encoding acetate--CoA ligase: MGNESLVNLMTEERRFAPPAEVAADANVTAGAYAEAAEDRLGFWAEQARRLSWQNEPTEVLDWSNPPFAKWFADGTLNVAYNCVDRHVEAGNGDRVAIHFEGEPGDSRSLTYAELLREVSRAAHALTELGVQAGDRVAIYLPMIPETVVAMLACARIGAPHSVVFGAFSADALAARIEDADAKVVITSDGGYRRGAPSALKPAVDEALTRPGVAGRVRNVLVVRRTGQDIPWQEGRDLWWHEVTERQPAEHTPQAFDAEHPLFILYTSGTTGKPKGILHTTGGYLTQISYTHHAVFDLKPETDVYWCTADVGWVTGHSYIVYGPLSNGATEVLYEGTPNTPHNGRWWEIVQKYGVTLLYTAPTAIRTCMKWGDDIPAQFDLSSLRILGSVGEPINPEAWIWYRKHIGADRTPVVDTWWQTETGGIMISPLPGVTVAKPGSAQVPLPGISATVLDDEGNEVPNGSGGYLALTEPWPSMLRTIWGDDQRYLDTYWSRFPGRYFAGDGAKKDEDGDIWLLGRVDDVMLVSGHNISTTEVESALVSHPRIAEAAVVGATDPTTTQAICAFVILRGAVDASDEDGALVEELRQHVARVLGPIAKPQRILPVDELPKTRSGKIMRRLLRDVAENRELGDMTTLTDSAVMDLIQAKLPGAARDE; this comes from the coding sequence GTGGGTAACGAGAGCCTGGTCAATCTCATGACGGAGGAGCGGAGGTTCGCTCCCCCCGCCGAGGTAGCCGCCGACGCCAATGTCACCGCCGGGGCGTACGCCGAGGCCGCCGAGGACCGGCTGGGGTTCTGGGCCGAGCAGGCGCGCCGGCTGAGCTGGCAGAACGAGCCGACCGAGGTGCTCGACTGGTCCAATCCGCCGTTCGCCAAGTGGTTCGCGGACGGCACGCTGAACGTCGCCTACAACTGCGTGGACCGGCACGTGGAGGCAGGGAACGGCGACCGGGTGGCCATCCACTTCGAGGGTGAGCCGGGCGACTCACGGTCCCTCACCTACGCCGAGCTGCTGCGCGAGGTCTCCCGGGCGGCGCACGCACTCACCGAGCTGGGCGTCCAGGCGGGCGACCGGGTCGCCATCTACCTGCCGATGATCCCCGAGACCGTCGTCGCCATGCTGGCCTGCGCACGGATCGGCGCCCCGCACTCCGTGGTCTTCGGAGCGTTCTCCGCCGACGCGCTCGCCGCCCGCATCGAGGACGCCGACGCCAAGGTGGTCATCACCTCCGACGGCGGCTACCGCCGGGGCGCGCCCTCCGCGCTCAAGCCCGCCGTGGACGAGGCCCTCACCCGCCCCGGGGTGGCCGGCCGGGTGCGCAACGTCCTGGTGGTGCGCCGCACCGGCCAGGACATCCCCTGGCAGGAGGGCCGGGACCTGTGGTGGCACGAGGTGACGGAGCGCCAGCCCGCCGAGCACACCCCGCAGGCGTTCGACGCCGAGCACCCGCTGTTCATCCTCTACACCTCCGGCACCACCGGGAAGCCCAAGGGCATCCTGCACACCACCGGCGGCTACCTCACCCAGATCTCCTACACCCATCACGCGGTCTTCGACCTCAAGCCGGAGACCGACGTGTACTGGTGCACGGCCGACGTCGGCTGGGTGACCGGGCACTCGTACATCGTGTACGGACCGCTGTCCAACGGCGCGACCGAGGTGCTGTACGAGGGCACACCCAACACCCCGCACAACGGCCGGTGGTGGGAGATCGTGCAGAAGTACGGCGTCACCCTCCTCTACACCGCGCCCACCGCGATCCGCACCTGCATGAAGTGGGGCGACGACATCCCCGCGCAGTTCGACCTGAGCAGCCTGCGGATCCTGGGCTCGGTCGGTGAGCCGATCAACCCCGAGGCGTGGATCTGGTACCGCAAGCACATCGGTGCCGACCGCACCCCCGTGGTCGACACCTGGTGGCAGACCGAGACCGGCGGCATCATGATCAGCCCGCTGCCCGGGGTGACGGTCGCCAAGCCCGGCTCGGCACAGGTGCCGCTGCCGGGCATCTCGGCCACCGTGCTGGACGACGAGGGCAACGAGGTGCCCAACGGATCCGGCGGCTACCTGGCGCTCACCGAGCCGTGGCCGTCCATGCTGCGCACCATCTGGGGCGATGACCAGCGCTATCTGGACACCTACTGGTCGCGTTTCCCCGGCCGCTACTTCGCGGGTGACGGTGCCAAGAAGGACGAGGACGGCGACATCTGGCTGCTGGGCCGGGTCGACGACGTGATGCTGGTGTCCGGCCACAACATCTCCACCACCGAGGTCGAGTCCGCGCTGGTCTCCCACCCCCGGATCGCGGAGGCGGCCGTAGTGGGCGCCACGGATCCGACGACCACGCAGGCGATCTGCGCGTTCGTCATCCTGCGCGGCGCGGTGGACGCCTCCGACGAGGACGGCGCCCTGGTCGAGGAGCTGCGACAGCACGTGGCGCGGGTGCTGGGGCCGATCGCGAAGCCGCAGCGCATCCTGCCGGTGGACGAACTGCCCAAGACCCGCTCCGGGAAGATCATGCGCCGGCTGCTGCGCGATGTCGCGGAGAACCGTGAGCTGGGGGACATGACCACCCTGACCGACTCGGCGGTGATGGATCTGATCCAGGCCAAGCTCCCCGGGGCCGCCCGCGACGAGTGA
- a CDS encoding phage holin family protein, translating into MSDAADEGRSLRELVASATDDLTGLVHDEIALAKAEIRQDVQRVKLGGVVGVIAGVLALVALPLLAIALAFWIRAWWGAPPAIAFLVTAGVFLLIAGIFAALAAAKFKRISPPERSIRSAKESASVLSGVRPHPRAAANGKAGTPV; encoded by the coding sequence ATGAGCGACGCAGCCGACGAGGGCCGCAGCCTGCGAGAGCTGGTCGCCTCGGCCACCGACGATCTCACCGGACTGGTGCATGACGAGATCGCGCTGGCCAAGGCCGAGATCAGGCAGGACGTCCAGCGCGTGAAACTGGGCGGTGTCGTGGGTGTCATCGCCGGTGTCCTGGCGCTGGTGGCGCTGCCGCTGCTGGCGATCGCCCTGGCGTTCTGGATCCGCGCCTGGTGGGGTGCCCCGCCGGCCATCGCCTTCCTCGTCACGGCGGGTGTCTTCCTGCTGATCGCGGGGATCTTCGCCGCGCTGGCGGCGGCCAAGTTCAAGCGGATCTCCCCGCCGGAACGGTCCATCCGTTCGGCCAAGGAGTCCGCGTCCGTGCTGTCCGGGGTACGGCCGCACCCGCGGGCCGCCGCGAACGGCAAGGCCGGCACGCCCGTATGA
- a CDS encoding alpha/beta fold hydrolase, which yields MSSEGHSEARSAVVLRDGPWTHRHVAANGARFHIAEQGDGPLVLLVHGFPQFWWTWRHQITALAEAGYRAVAMDLRGVGGSDRTPRGYDPANLALDVTGVIRSLGEPDAALVGHDLGGYLAWTAAVMRPKLVRRLVVASMPHPRSWRSALLRDPKQTLASGSVWGFQRPWLPERQLVADDAAAVGTMLTEWSGPRQPEPETVRVYRQAMTIPSTAHCAIEPYRWMVRSIARPDGIQFNRRMKRPVLVPTLHLHGSLDPVLRTRSSAGSGEYVEAPYRWRLFDGLGHFPHEEDPVAFSTELIDWLKDPEPDRR from the coding sequence ATGAGCTCCGAGGGACACTCCGAGGCCCGTTCCGCGGTCGTGCTGCGCGACGGGCCGTGGACGCACCGCCATGTGGCGGCCAACGGCGCCAGATTCCACATCGCCGAGCAGGGTGATGGTCCGCTCGTCCTGCTGGTGCACGGTTTCCCACAGTTCTGGTGGACCTGGCGGCATCAGATCACCGCACTGGCGGAGGCCGGCTACCGGGCGGTCGCGATGGATCTGCGCGGCGTCGGCGGCTCCGACCGCACTCCGCGCGGCTACGACCCGGCCAATCTCGCCCTGGACGTCACCGGCGTGATCCGCTCCCTCGGGGAGCCGGACGCCGCCCTGGTGGGCCACGATCTGGGCGGCTATCTGGCGTGGACGGCGGCCGTGATGCGGCCCAAGCTGGTCCGGCGGCTGGTCGTCGCGTCCATGCCGCATCCGCGCAGCTGGCGCTCGGCGCTGCTGCGCGACCCGAAGCAGACGCTGGCCAGCGGTTCAGTGTGGGGCTTCCAGCGGCCCTGGCTGCCGGAGCGGCAGCTGGTCGCGGACGACGCGGCGGCGGTCGGCACGATGCTCACCGAGTGGTCCGGGCCGCGGCAGCCGGAGCCGGAGACGGTCCGGGTGTACCGGCAGGCGATGACGATCCCGTCGACGGCGCACTGCGCCATAGAGCCGTACCGGTGGATGGTGCGTTCCATCGCCCGCCCGGACGGCATCCAGTTCAACCGGCGGATGAAGCGGCCGGTGCTGGTGCCCACGCTGCATCTGCACGGCTCGCTCGACCCGGTGCTGCGCACGCGCAGTTCGGCGGGATCCGGGGAGTACGTGGAGGCCCCGTACCGGTGGCGGCTGTTCGACGGTCTGGGGCATTTCCCGCACGAGGAGGATCCGGTGGCGTTCAGCACCGAACTCATCGACTGGCTGAAGGACCCCGAGCCCGACCGCCGCTGA
- a CDS encoding MarP family serine protease, with protein MNMLDVLLLLAAVWFAVVGYRQGFVVGILSVAGFLGGGLIALYILPVIWNRISSGAEPGPIGVIVAVVIVIVCACSGQALTTHLGNKLRRHITWSPAKALDATGGALVNVMAMLLVAWLIGSALATTTLPTLGREVRTSRVLLGVSQVMPVEAGTWMNDFSAILAQHGFPQVFAPFTNEPITRVDPPDPALAGSPVIEQAAGSIVRVSGTASGCGKVLEGSGFVFAEDKVMTNAHVVGGVTEPTVQIRGEGKLYDGRVVLYDWESDVAILDVPGLDAPPLEFSDRDALSGDDAVIAGFPESGPFDVRPARVRERFTANGPDIYRRGTVSRDVYSLYSMVRQGNSGGPLLTPEGEVYGLVFAKSLDDDNTGYALTLEEIEDTIERGMTATAPVDSQNCAM; from the coding sequence ATGAATATGCTCGACGTGCTGCTGCTGCTGGCCGCCGTGTGGTTCGCGGTCGTGGGCTACCGGCAGGGCTTCGTCGTGGGGATACTGTCCGTCGCCGGGTTCCTGGGGGGCGGACTCATCGCCCTCTACATCCTCCCCGTGATCTGGAACCGGATCAGCTCCGGCGCCGAACCCGGGCCGATAGGCGTCATCGTGGCGGTCGTCATCGTCATCGTGTGTGCCTGCTCGGGCCAGGCGCTCACCACCCACCTCGGCAACAAGCTGCGCCGCCACATCACCTGGTCACCGGCCAAGGCGCTGGACGCCACCGGCGGCGCGCTCGTCAACGTGATGGCCATGCTGCTCGTCGCCTGGCTGATCGGTTCCGCGCTGGCCACCACCACCCTGCCCACCCTGGGGCGTGAAGTACGCACCTCCCGGGTGCTGCTGGGCGTCTCGCAGGTGATGCCGGTCGAGGCCGGAACCTGGATGAATGACTTTTCGGCCATTCTCGCCCAGCACGGCTTCCCGCAGGTCTTCGCCCCGTTCACCAACGAGCCGATCACCCGCGTCGATCCGCCGGACCCGGCGCTGGCCGGCAGCCCGGTCATCGAGCAGGCGGCCGGCTCCATCGTCCGCGTCTCGGGCACCGCGTCCGGCTGCGGAAAGGTCCTGGAGGGCAGCGGCTTCGTCTTCGCCGAGGACAAGGTGATGACCAACGCCCACGTGGTGGGCGGGGTCACCGAGCCCACCGTGCAGATCAGGGGCGAGGGCAAGCTGTACGACGGCCGGGTCGTGCTCTACGACTGGGAGTCCGACGTGGCCATCCTGGACGTGCCGGGACTCGACGCGCCGCCGCTGGAGTTCAGCGACCGCGACGCGCTCTCGGGCGACGACGCCGTCATCGCCGGCTTTCCGGAGAGCGGCCCCTTCGACGTACGGCCGGCCCGGGTGCGCGAGCGCTTCACCGCCAACGGCCCCGACATCTACCGCCGGGGCACCGTGAGCCGCGATGTCTACTCGCTGTACTCGATGGTCAGGCAGGGCAACTCGGGCGGCCCGCTGCTCACCCCGGAGGGCGAGGTGTACGGCCTGGTGTTCGCCAAGTCCCTGGACGACGACAACACCGGGTACGCGCTCACCCTGGAGGAGATCGAAGACACCATCGAGCGCGGCATGACCGCCACGGCGCCCGTGGACAGCCAGAACTGCGCGATGTGA
- a CDS encoding NUDIX hydrolase, with protein sequence MTPRDARRAEPPPVRVSAEGLPSWLEPLAEVAVTLRAGQLSRWLPPPHGGRPSAVLVLFGSGPHGPELLLLERASSLRAHAGQASFPGGALDPEDGDPAGQGPLRAALREAEEETGLDPAGVRIFAVLPRLYIPVSDFTVTPVLGWWREPTPVAPVDPAETARVFTVPVSELADPARRRSAVHPSGYRGPCFLVGDTLVWGFTAGVIDRVLHFAGWELPWDADREIPLAPGA encoded by the coding sequence ATGACCCCGCGCGACGCCCGCCGCGCCGAGCCACCACCGGTGCGGGTGAGCGCCGAGGGGCTGCCGTCCTGGCTGGAGCCGCTGGCGGAGGTGGCCGTGACCCTGCGGGCCGGGCAGCTCAGCCGCTGGCTGCCGCCGCCGCACGGCGGGCGGCCCTCCGCCGTCCTGGTGCTGTTCGGGTCCGGGCCGCACGGCCCCGAGCTGCTGCTCCTCGAACGCGCCTCCAGCCTGCGCGCCCACGCCGGCCAGGCGTCCTTCCCCGGCGGAGCCCTCGATCCGGAGGACGGCGACCCGGCCGGTCAGGGCCCGCTGCGCGCCGCCCTGCGCGAGGCCGAGGAGGAGACCGGCCTCGATCCGGCCGGGGTGCGGATCTTCGCCGTGCTGCCCCGGCTGTACATCCCGGTCTCCGACTTCACCGTCACCCCCGTCCTGGGCTGGTGGCGCGAGCCGACGCCGGTGGCGCCGGTGGATCCGGCCGAGACGGCGCGGGTGTTCACGGTGCCGGTATCCGAACTGGCCGACCCGGCACGGCGCCGCAGCGCGGTGCACCCCTCCGGATACCGCGGTCCGTGCTTCCTGGTCGGCGACACCCTGGTGTGGGGGTTCACCGCCGGGGTGATCGACCGGGTCCTGCATTTCGCCGGCTGGGAGCTTCCCTGGGACGCCGATCGGGAGATACCTCTGGCTCCCGGGGCATGA
- the nth gene encoding endonuclease III, which yields MNATANSADGERGAAGSAKPARKPARSRTGGPAASGGSAGAGTAATPAKRTKQAKQESRTALVRRARKINRELAEVYYYAHPELDFENPFELLVATVLSAQTTDLRVNQTTPRLFAAYPTPAAMADADPADVEELIRPTGFFRNKTKSLIGLSTALRDRFDGEVPGRLEDLVSLPGVGRKTAHVVLGNAFGKPGITVDTHFQRLVRRWKWTEQTDPDKIEAEVGAIFPKKDWTMLSHRVIFHGRRICHSRKPACGACPIAHLCPSFGEGETDPEKAKKLLKYEMGGYPGQRLKPPADYPGKPAPAAGGEPAG from the coding sequence GTGAACGCGACGGCGAATTCCGCTGATGGCGAACGCGGGGCGGCCGGGTCGGCGAAACCGGCACGAAAGCCCGCGCGGAGCCGTACGGGCGGGCCGGCGGCGTCGGGAGGATCCGCCGGGGCGGGCACCGCCGCCACCCCCGCGAAGCGGACGAAGCAGGCGAAGCAGGAGAGCCGTACGGCCCTGGTGCGCCGGGCCCGCAAGATCAACCGCGAACTGGCCGAGGTGTACTACTACGCACACCCCGAGCTCGATTTCGAGAACCCGTTCGAGCTGCTGGTCGCCACCGTGCTGTCCGCACAGACCACCGACCTGCGGGTGAACCAGACCACCCCCCGGCTGTTCGCCGCCTACCCCACCCCGGCGGCGATGGCGGACGCCGATCCGGCCGACGTGGAGGAGCTGATCCGCCCCACCGGCTTCTTCCGCAACAAGACCAAGTCGCTGATAGGGCTGTCCACGGCCCTGCGCGACCGCTTCGACGGCGAGGTGCCCGGCCGCCTGGAGGACCTCGTCTCGCTGCCCGGTGTCGGCCGCAAGACCGCCCACGTGGTGCTCGGCAACGCCTTCGGCAAGCCGGGGATAACGGTCGACACCCACTTCCAGCGGCTGGTGCGGCGCTGGAAGTGGACCGAGCAGACCGACCCGGACAAGATCGAGGCCGAGGTCGGGGCGATCTTCCCGAAGAAGGACTGGACGATGCTCTCGCACCGGGTCATCTTCCACGGCCGCCGGATCTGCCACAGCCGCAAGCCCGCCTGCGGCGCCTGCCCGATCGCGCACCTGTGCCCCTCCTTCGGGGAGGGTGAGACCGACCCGGAGAAAGCGAAGAAGCTGCTGAAGTACGAGATGGGCGGCTATCCGGGGCAGCGGCTGAAGCCGCCGGCCGACTACCCGGGCAAGCCCGCCCCGGCGGCGGGCGGCGAGCCGGCCGGCTGA